The Silene latifolia isolate original U9 population chromosome Y, ASM4854445v1, whole genome shotgun sequence sequence ttcttataaatctcttattttgttatgcatgcactagatctaatgaacaaataattaagaagttaattattttactattaaaggagtctaataataggtatatgaacctaacacgtggtatcagagcataggatgttgcatgcataatcagttattgtttttccgagttaaaatgttaacatataaaactaaaaatatgtgatttatatgagtaagccccgaaataattatgcatattatatattatggtcctaaaaattttttaggtcatttttatgatttatggaaatttatatctcattttaatgattttattacatttttatgagtaaaatgaacttttattcactaaaataagttaaccttcactactggccatGGTATTTTAGTataacctcacatgaatattttatgtattgaatgtaaaatatcatattaatgcgattaatatttcatgatttatgaatttttagtgtaaaaagggcataaatggaggttaaaatgactaaaaatgttTAAACTTATTctatgaccttgaaaattttatatgatatcacatgcatattttacaagtagtttgtaaaatatcatattaattggattaatattacatgatttatgatttttatgagataaacaTTTATTAAAacaggtaaaatggttaaatagttaaatttcgaattgggccatgaaactttaatatgttgtcacatgcataatttaaagagtgtatgtaaatcacgagattaaatgatctcatttagcatgatttataaattcttagtttagaaatggcataaatagtgactattttagcaaaaatagctaaaacgaattgcatggcatgagaaaattattttaggttgtataaatatcccacttatcatataTAAGATTGTAAaaatgattggattaatttttggatacattagatattttatgagataaaaccgataaaatgcaactatattttctcaaaattagttcggaaattttaaccatgttttttgacattatgagtgtcatggaaatattacagaatgtttaaaaatttaaaattaaaattttgaaataattttagttgaatttggatttatttcataaatattatgattttaaggtaaaaaatgagcataaaacttaaatcaagttgaattattgtcaaaaattgagtgatgactaatttttgagtcctaagagtgttaggataattaaattgaacttagatgtgatttaagtattaatttgtaattttaagaagttacgatcacgcatttctataaaaccgggttatataaacgatataagtgaaatagggcgatttggcacataatttggcataatagatacatattataatgctgcatatttcaattggtgaatgtcttttatttatataattttgaattatgtaattttatcttagtatggccttagttttaatcgatattttttttttggtgaaatgtgaatatatatatatatatatatatatatatatatatatatatatatatatatatacaccagTACATCAACATTGTTACACACTACTCTTACATATGATCAACCTCACAATGTAAACTTACAGCACAAGACATAGCTGAAATCTAGACAATTCCTCCCTGCTCCTATACAAATTTTGGATGTATCTCATAGTCTCATTAAGAATGTACCCTGGAGTAGGTACCCTATGCTCCTCCCTGCAAACATTCCATGCCATCCAAATATGGTAAACCAGAGCCACCACAGCTGCATATACTAGCTGCTTCTTCAACAGAGACCTACACCTCCACACACTGCACCAATTCAGAATATCAGTAGCAGGCAGAGGTACTCTTAGCCAATCCCTCAACAGAGTCCAACATCTAACACTAAAATCACATGAGTAGAAAAGATGTTGATGGTCCTCCATCTGTGTCCTGCAAATTTCACACAGGCCATCAGAGATAACACCAAATCTCATCATCATGTCCTTAGTGTAGAGCCTTCTCTTAATCATTAACCACCCAATAAAAGAGTATTTAGGTAGGTTGAGCCTATTCGAGATCAGATGCCACCAATACACCTTAACCTGATCCCCCCTGCAACCAGGCATAACCACTGgcagttttaatcgatattacccgtaataaaagggaatattgattcggttgtaatttaatgtgatctcgtatcacttttatttttactagtttttccgttttacaaatgtataataggaatagcattgtatttttattattatttgtaattatggagtatcttcaaagacggtgccatttggaaaggtgatcctgttagaaatctatatctcataatactcgacatattcttatatgttccatttaatttagtcataaaattaaatagatCTTATttatgcaaacataagtaaatatagtgaagaaatcatcattcttacattggaaatttcggattattgggcacaagtgagttctcctactcacttgttcttgagctctcctaatatagatgaacaaaggattcaagtatagaatccctcccaaggaataatacccaagataacctcttaataaaattaatattattgatactagaacaatattaattttgaataaattgacccaaaaatattgttttggtctcttaatttcggttaggagaaaggagaagaagaagtgattttttttctccctaaaactctatatttttagatgATTTATTGAATAAATAATACCCTAACTTATCATATAGTGTATTAGgtgaataatagagaaaaccctttggtctctttcactaggaaaaccgggtaggatgGGGTGGCtttggccaatgcatgatcaaggtgctctgcacaaaaacaactaggtttgcatgactagtaataaagtaaaatgattatgttttgcacttaattaatcaacacaatatttagcctaatatacccactatttcggtccatttaagataaaatggattccattttatctttgtcaatttgtcaatttgtcacatgtcacaagtcatgtaaaattgtcatgtatttttaacgtattaaaaatcaacgcattaataaaatacgtcatgtacaaaatcgacttagtaattcataattacttgtcccaaaataatttaccaattataaatcacaatatcttgtatttataataaattattcattcaaatgcaattgtttccttcaacaataatttcatctaagtaataaaacaattcgatcacttagaccgtatcttatttaatcaaattataatgagatacgtaaatattacttccaaaatcgtccgtcaattttaagtaatttaattaacccgtatcgtcatacgatcaattaaataatcaattaagagtgttaccctttaggtatgacctaaggggatcaactgcaccaccgtcgcacgacagtattgtcaaactctagtcagccaatcattaccgatatgtgtggaccagttgacagtaaaatattacttcccacatgtattcttaaaatgagacttaaacatgtgatcatcatgatcgacagttttgatcgcattattatcggaggacacatattccaactgatccgacgaagacggtggtCTTAGGAGgcatgccacttgaagattcaagggaccaaaggagttggtttccgtatatgtatttgattttctatttttaggaaagccatactaggaattttattagagccttgcattttttttaatgtgttacatgcattgccaaatcgccataacaacacatgcatatcatatcgagtcatcgaccgtgtcaattacaattatcgtagttcaccgctttagttcacttaaaacgtgatagataataaattgacaagacctgtcactaattaataattgagaattagccttaccaagtagtagaaaccatgaatcccaatttcataaggaagtagattcggctcaccggggtactaaactttaTACGTTGGGTAAGTTGGTAacaaaatgttattacatcgaaatttggattgagctcaacggaagtattcgtgaccgtagtcgcatgtgtttctggccaaagatgaaaattagagtcaTTTTTattgaccgagagttctagaagtagaatcgattaagaggttaatccaccgagttatattaataagggatgactcggctcaccgtacccgtattaatatgaatttggatctcggaatcatttatgatagttgggtagaggtcactatataaatgctcaacaacttgtttaaaatgtttacaagtattgtcaaaatgatagatgttcattaattccttcacttcctattttgtattcaaaatcgttttatcaaTCGCAATGCCAATTTCAATCACGTCCGCAACCACTATTTCCAACACgctcaccaatgtgtcatggctccgatccttcatggatcgatgtaagttagaaaagaatgggtccaatttcgccgattgggacgcgcaacttcgcttggccgcggagggtgacgacaagcttcgttaccttaccgaggcatctcccaccgaacctaatgctaggtccaccgccgccgctaggcaagcctatgaggttcACCAAAacgagtcggccgcgatcaaaaacgtGTTGGTCTttgcaatggaggccgaactcaaaagaagtgctataaagattagcaccgctcatgagatctattcgaaacttgtgaccatgttttcacgagctccaaggatcattcaatatgaggcggcatccgcattctttgatctcaacattaaggagggccaaaaagttagccctcatgtgctgaagttgatggagcatgttgagaccttgaaaatgcataaggtggagattcccgaggaactcgtgattgatcggattcttcattccctcaacaaaatcaaagcatgtgctcaattccgggtgaattttaatatgcaagataagaaggtttctcttgatgagttgcacaaggtgcttgtgcaagccgaaagggatatggggctaagtgttagctccaccaaatatgtgctcaatgtcaatcataagagcaagggaactttGAAGAAAAGTGGGaacaagggaaagaagcgaactcccaacaggaacaaagctaaagcttgtgaagctagttccTCCAAGCCCAGATACAGTGCCtcatccggggacaagtgccactactattgtggtgttgggcattggaagagaaactatTCAAAATATCTTGGctatatcaaagctggaaaggttgttccagtaggtatatgactatccctatctttcatgtttcaatctcaactttggtatgttgatacaagttgtgatgattgtcctttttattgtaattagggcatcctagcaaaggacaagggcaaagaaaagcaagatTGAAGGATCTTGAACGAAGCTAGAGGTAGCCGCCCATGGagctagatctatggaagcttggctttatgtttctttgtctttattttcatgttgaactttgaaattttagaactattttgatttccttgtgtgacttggaaatttgtttgtatcctttaaacacgggttgtattttggatatttgtgacttggtttgcaacccaagtctcTTGCTTTAttgtatcgtttgttctaaaatttatcttCATACATTACTTGCATcatgaaacataagattatcgacttaaattgatcaagtaGACAAATATGATGATTGGATCATTataagtccataagctatgaatttgattctccttatgccattgttacttaaagtaacaacttaataatgtaagatcaattataaagttgtgatgagctattgaactcattaAGTAGGGAATTTGCGATACCaaacggacacattattctaaacggatggtcaaccaggagatacctaaaatagagagtctatttaacaaatgacgtggatcagactcgcatattacatgaatcaaactgccatgatagggatggccttttgaaagttaattcatagtctagataaactcctaatactccaccatatatatgtttgtaactcacaaagctatcttttaagaagatagatgtatttctgagagatagagtgggagtagattagatcgtaACAAACATGccttatagtgttactttgtgaaagtaatggaactataaagtgggagtatagttgaactataatctataatgaTAGAGtgggagcatagttcagtgggagtttatggcacatgtcttattggttaaaatattgatttgtgaaagtgatagtattatgaacttgttacatacgagccgtagtattataatccgaaaattgttactcaataGTAGATTTAAtttaaagcgagggtctctttaaaggtagatagagctttagagtactcaaatgcataagattaacataaagatgttgaacaagataaattatgttaggaactgccgtatttcattttaatgaggaatggcaaatgatattaaaattcgcttttctaaaatggg is a genomic window containing:
- the LOC141633017 gene encoding uncharacterized protein LOC141633017, whose product is MPGCRGDQVKVYWWHLISNRLNLPKYSFIGWLMIKRRLYTKDMMMRFGVISDGLCEICRTQMEDHQHLFYSCDFSVRCWTLLRDWLRVPLPATDILNWCSVWRCRSLLKKQLVYAAVVALVYHIWMAWNVCREEHRVPTPGYILNETMRYIQNLYRSREELSRFQLCLVL